From one Novosphingobium sp. genomic stretch:
- a CDS encoding glucan biosynthesis protein, translating into MVSPVSDDCIDSSAPSGPSALPAFSRRDICGGIAGLSFASLAGIATAAAGDTAATRFGPPQSFSWDELTGLVRKLAAKPYEAAASTPGAHDVDFDAAGKLTYGPATPLTGSVRLLPVNRYAPTPVKLNVLQRGQARALLSSKGLFAGGAEARPAGFRVLSARAEGDWLSFMGASYFRTAGAQNQYGISARGIAVDTALTSEEEFPAFTEFWIETLSDSAMRVYGLIDGPSLVGAMRFDNSTGPDGVVQDVTAVFAMRKDIKRLGIAPASSMFWYDQTSPDRTPDWRPEIHDSDGLAIVAANGEHLWRPLRNPRHPRTNAFSVTNPRGFGLMQRDRRFTDYQDDGAFYDRRPSLWVEPIGDWGPGAVMLYEFPTDSETTDNVTAFWVSDTPARAGGYHEWRYRLRWTSRDPSSAAGARLVDQWNGAGGIPGAAARQDAHKLVFDFEGESLAGLDRSSGVAAVTNLPAAAVLAQAAYPVVGAAKRWRVMLDVRPAAITQSEFRLFLQHKGAALSETVIEPVAG; encoded by the coding sequence ATGGTAAGCCCTGTTTCCGACGACTGCATCGACTCCAGCGCCCCTTCCGGGCCATCTGCCTTGCCCGCCTTTTCCCGACGCGACATTTGCGGCGGCATCGCAGGCCTTTCCTTCGCGTCGCTGGCGGGCATAGCGACCGCCGCTGCGGGCGACACCGCCGCCACGCGTTTTGGCCCGCCACAAAGCTTTTCCTGGGACGAGCTGACGGGCCTTGTGCGCAAGCTGGCCGCCAAGCCTTATGAGGCGGCGGCATCCACGCCCGGCGCGCATGATGTTGATTTCGATGCCGCGGGAAAGCTCACCTATGGCCCCGCCACGCCCTTGACGGGCTCGGTTCGCCTGCTGCCGGTCAATCGCTATGCGCCCACGCCCGTGAAGCTGAACGTCCTGCAGCGCGGACAGGCGCGCGCCTTGCTGTCCAGCAAAGGCCTTTTCGCGGGAGGCGCCGAGGCCAGACCGGCTGGCTTTCGCGTGCTTAGCGCCCGCGCCGAGGGCGACTGGCTGTCCTTCATGGGCGCATCCTATTTCCGGACGGCAGGCGCGCAGAACCAATATGGCATCTCGGCAAGGGGGATCGCGGTCGATACGGCGCTGACCAGCGAAGAGGAGTTCCCGGCCTTCACCGAATTCTGGATCGAGACGCTGAGCGATAGCGCCATGCGTGTCTACGGGCTGATCGATGGGCCCAGCCTTGTGGGCGCCATGCGCTTTGACAACAGCACCGGGCCAGACGGTGTGGTGCAGGATGTGACGGCGGTCTTTGCCATGCGCAAGGACATCAAGCGGCTGGGCATCGCCCCGGCCTCCAGCATGTTCTGGTATGATCAGACCTCACCCGACCGGACGCCCGACTGGCGCCCCGAAATTCACGATTCCGATGGTCTGGCGATCGTTGCGGCCAATGGCGAGCATCTGTGGCGCCCGCTGCGCAACCCCCGCCATCCGCGCACCAATGCCTTTTCCGTCACCAATCCGCGCGGGTTCGGGCTGATGCAGCGGGATCGCCGCTTTACCGACTATCAGGACGATGGCGCCTTCTATGACCGGCGCCCCAGTCTCTGGGTGGAGCCGATCGGCGATTGGGGGCCAGGCGCGGTGATGCTCTATGAGTTTCCGACCGACTCCGAAACCACCGACAATGTTACCGCCTTCTGGGTCAGCGATACGCCGGCGCGGGCGGGCGGATATCACGAATGGCGCTATCGGCTGCGCTGGACATCGCGTGATCCATCCTCGGCAGCCGGCGCACGCCTAGTCGATCAATGGAACGGCGCTGGCGGCATACCCGGCGCGGCTGCGCGGCAGGATGCGCATAAGCTGGTCTTCGATTTCGAGGGCGAGAGCCTGGCCGGGCTGGACCGCTCAAGCGGGGTCGCGGCGGTGACGAACCTGCCTGCCGCCGCTGTTCTGGCTCAGGCGGCCTATCCTGTGGTTGGCGCGGCAAAGCGCTGGCGTGTGATGCTGGATGTGCGGCCTGCAGCCATCACGCAATCCGAGTTTCGCCTGTTCCTTCAGCATAAAGGCGCCGCCTTGTCCGAAACGGTCATCGAGCCGGTGGCGGGATAA